In Streptomyces sp. SN-593, a single genomic region encodes these proteins:
- a CDS encoding polyamine ABC transporter substrate-binding protein — protein MEQFETLSPPQRAAMARSMTSGRAALARRSLLRVAGLGALAGVGLTGCGIPAAGRKGATASTDHSAQEKVVDFSNWTEYIDVTDDGKHHPTLDAFTKRTGIKVKYTEDINDNVEFFGKIKPQLAAGQDTGRDLMVLTDWLAGRMIRLGWVQQLDSANLPHAYANLEQRFRSPDWDPGRAYSYPWQGISTCIAYNKKATGGRKVTSVSQLLEDGSLKGRVAMLSEMRDTIGMTLLDMGELPEKVTDDTFDAAVARIQKAVDSQQIRKFTGNDYTDGLSKGDIAACVAWAGDLVQLRLDDPDIEYVFPDAGFLSSTDNLLIPDKARHKTNAERLIDYYYEPPVAAQVAAYINYVCPVAGVKPYLAKIDPKLASNPLIIPDASMDAKGHEFRSLTDTEDARYEDKFSKLIGA, from the coding sequence ATGGAGCAGTTCGAGACCCTCTCCCCGCCCCAGCGCGCCGCCATGGCGCGCAGCATGACCAGCGGGCGGGCCGCGCTCGCCCGCCGCTCGCTGCTGCGGGTCGCCGGGCTCGGCGCGCTCGCCGGCGTCGGCCTCACCGGCTGCGGCATCCCCGCGGCCGGCCGCAAGGGCGCGACCGCCTCCACCGACCACTCGGCGCAGGAGAAGGTGGTCGACTTCTCCAACTGGACCGAGTACATCGACGTCACCGACGACGGCAAGCACCACCCCACCCTCGACGCCTTCACCAAGCGCACCGGCATCAAGGTGAAGTACACCGAGGACATCAACGACAACGTCGAGTTCTTCGGCAAGATCAAGCCGCAGCTCGCCGCCGGCCAGGACACCGGCCGCGACCTGATGGTGCTCACCGACTGGCTGGCCGGCCGGATGATCCGGCTCGGCTGGGTGCAGCAACTGGACTCCGCGAACCTGCCGCACGCCTACGCCAACCTGGAGCAGCGCTTCCGCAGCCCCGACTGGGACCCCGGGCGCGCCTACTCCTACCCCTGGCAGGGCATCAGCACCTGTATCGCCTACAACAAGAAGGCCACCGGCGGGCGGAAGGTCACCTCCGTCTCCCAACTGCTGGAGGACGGCTCGCTCAAGGGCAGGGTCGCCATGCTCTCCGAGATGCGGGACACCATCGGGATGACCCTGCTGGACATGGGCGAGCTGCCCGAGAAGGTCACCGACGACACCTTCGACGCGGCCGTCGCCCGCATCCAGAAGGCCGTCGACAGCCAGCAGATCCGGAAGTTCACCGGCAACGACTACACCGACGGCCTCAGCAAGGGCGACATCGCCGCCTGCGTCGCCTGGGCCGGCGACCTGGTCCAGCTGCGTCTTGACGACCCGGACATCGAGTACGTCTTCCCCGACGCGGGCTTCCTGTCCTCCACCGACAACCTGCTGATCCCCGACAAGGCGCGGCACAAGACGAACGCGGAACGGCTGATCGACTACTACTACGAGCCGCCGGTCGCCGCCCAGGTCGCGGCGTACATCAACTACGTGTGCCCGGTCGCCGGGGTGAAGCCGTACCTGGCCAAGATCGACCCGAAGCTGGCGAGCAACCCGCTGATCATCCCCGACGCGTCGATGGACGCCAAGGGCCACGAGTTCCGCTCGCTCACCGACACCGAGGACGCGCGGTACGAGGACAAGTTCTCCAAACTCATCGGCGCCTGA
- a CDS encoding ABC transporter ATP-binding protein, whose protein sequence is MTTPSTSTAKSADAVRLTGISKSYGAFTAVHPLELSVPAGSFFALLGASGCGKTTTLRMIAGLETPSTGAVHLGGQDVTALPPYKRPVNTVFQNYALFPHLDIYENVAFGLRRRGIKSVRKQVGEMLELVQLGPLARRRPHQLSGGQQQRVAVARALINQPKVLLLDEPLGALDLKLRRQMQLELKRIQTEVGITFVHVTHDQEEAMTMADTVAVMNAGRVEQMGAPADLYENPASTFVANFLGTSNLIEAEVAGVFDDTLRLERAGYELALPAARCRTPAAAGGRVLAGVRPEKITLAHRDDEDGVPAGRNRIPGRIVDSSFIGVSTQYVVDSPVGAGLEVFVPNVERDTRLVPGAPVVLHWNPEHTFGLDAGQDIGAGLGAGLDDAAPGAASGGPQPGEGGDDGTGRTEPAEGAAV, encoded by the coding sequence ATGACGACCCCCAGCACGAGCACAGCCAAGTCCGCCGACGCCGTACGCCTCACCGGGATCAGCAAGTCCTACGGCGCCTTCACCGCCGTGCACCCGCTCGAACTGTCGGTGCCGGCCGGCTCGTTCTTCGCGCTGCTCGGCGCCTCCGGCTGCGGCAAGACCACCACCCTGCGGATGATCGCCGGCCTGGAGACCCCCAGCACCGGCGCGGTGCACCTCGGCGGCCAGGACGTCACCGCCCTGCCGCCGTACAAGCGCCCGGTCAACACGGTCTTCCAGAACTATGCGCTCTTCCCGCACCTGGACATCTACGAGAACGTCGCGTTCGGGCTGCGCCGGCGCGGCATCAAGTCGGTGCGCAAGCAGGTCGGCGAGATGCTCGAACTGGTGCAGCTCGGCCCGCTGGCCCGGCGCCGGCCGCACCAGCTCTCCGGCGGCCAGCAGCAGCGCGTCGCGGTGGCCCGGGCACTGATCAACCAGCCGAAGGTGCTGCTGCTGGACGAGCCGCTCGGCGCCCTCGACCTGAAGCTGCGCCGCCAGATGCAACTGGAGCTCAAGCGCATCCAGACCGAGGTGGGCATCACCTTCGTCCACGTCACCCACGACCAGGAGGAGGCCATGACGATGGCCGACACGGTCGCGGTGATGAACGCCGGCCGGGTCGAGCAGATGGGCGCGCCCGCCGACCTCTACGAGAACCCCGCCTCCACCTTCGTGGCGAACTTCCTGGGCACCTCCAACCTGATCGAGGCCGAGGTCGCCGGCGTCTTCGACGACACCCTGCGGCTGGAGCGCGCCGGGTACGAGCTGGCGCTGCCGGCCGCCCGCTGCCGCACCCCGGCGGCCGCCGGCGGCCGGGTGCTGGCCGGGGTCCGCCCGGAGAAGATCACCCTGGCCCACCGCGACGACGAGGACGGCGTGCCCGCCGGCCGCAACCGGATACCCGGCCGGATCGTGGACTCCAGCTTCATCGGCGTCTCCACCCAGTACGTGGTCGACAGCCCCGTCGGCGCCGGCCTGGAGGTCTTCGTGCCGAACGTCGAGCGCGACACCCGCCTGGTGCCCGGCGCACCGGTCGTCCTGCACTGGAACCCCGAGCACACCTTCGGCCTGGACGCCGGGCAGGACATCGGCGCCGGGCTCGGCGCGGGACTCGACGACGCGGCGCCCGGAGCGGCGTCCGGCGGCCCGCAGCCGGGCGAGGGCGGCGACGACGGCACCGGGCGCACCGAGCCCGCCGAGGGGGCCGCCGTATGA
- a CDS encoding ABC transporter permease, whose translation MSAATQPAPAPAAAAPPPPEAVRRAAARRRRVPYLLLLAGVAWLLVFFVAPMVYQASTSVQTGTLEDGFKVTWHFATYWDALSEYWPHFVRSLVYAAVATALCLLIGYPLAYTIAFRAGRWRNLVLVLVIAPFFTSFLIRTLAWETILADQGPVVSLLNDLHVLDVTSWLRITQGHRVLATPLAVVCGLTYNFLPFMILPLYTSLERVDGRLHEAAGDLYATPLTVFRKVTFPLSMPGVVAGTLLTFIPASGDYINAELLGSTNQQMIGNVIEAQFLRVLDYPTAAALSFILMAVILAVVTVYIRRAGTEELV comes from the coding sequence ATGAGCGCCGCCACCCAGCCCGCGCCGGCGCCCGCCGCGGCGGCGCCCCCGCCGCCCGAGGCGGTGCGCCGCGCGGCCGCCCGCCGCCGCCGGGTGCCCTACCTGCTGCTGCTGGCCGGTGTCGCCTGGCTGCTGGTCTTCTTCGTGGCCCCGATGGTGTACCAGGCGTCGACGTCCGTGCAGACCGGCACGCTGGAGGACGGCTTCAAGGTCACCTGGCACTTCGCCACCTACTGGGACGCGCTCAGCGAGTACTGGCCGCACTTCGTGCGCTCCCTGGTCTACGCCGCCGTCGCCACCGCGCTGTGCCTGCTGATCGGCTACCCGCTGGCGTACACCATCGCCTTCCGCGCCGGGCGGTGGCGCAACCTGGTGCTGGTCCTGGTGATCGCGCCGTTCTTCACCAGCTTCCTGATCCGCACCCTCGCCTGGGAGACGATCCTCGCCGACCAGGGCCCGGTGGTCTCCCTCCTCAACGACCTCCACGTGCTGGACGTGACGTCCTGGCTGCGGATCACCCAGGGTCACCGGGTGCTGGCCACCCCGCTGGCGGTCGTGTGCGGCCTGACCTACAACTTCCTGCCGTTCATGATCCTTCCGCTGTACACCTCGCTGGAGCGGGTGGACGGTCGGCTGCACGAGGCGGCCGGCGACCTGTACGCCACGCCCCTCACCGTCTTCCGCAAGGTGACCTTCCCGCTGTCGATGCCCGGGGTGGTGGCCGGCACCCTGCTGACCTTCATCCCCGCCTCCGGGGACTACATCAACGCCGAGTTGCTGGGCTCCACCAACCAGCAGATGATCGGCAACGTCATCGAGGCGCAGTTCCTGCGGGTCCTCGACTACCCGACGGCCGCCGCCCTGTCGTTCATCCTGATGGCGGTCATCCTCGCCGTCGTCACCGTCTACATCCGCCGTGCCGGAACGGAGGAGCTGGTCTGA
- a CDS encoding ABC transporter permease: MRLVRRLRANLVVIAGVLALVYMILPNAVVLAFSFNKPKSRFNYTWNQFSTDAWQHPCGVSGMCGSLGLSLKIAVYATIAATVLGTMTAFALARYRFRGRAATNMLIFLPMAMPEVVMGASLGTLFLNMRIQFGFWTILIAHVMFCLSFVVTAVKARVMSMDPRLEQAAQDLYATPTQTFLRVTLPLAAPGIAAGALLSFALSFDDYIITSFNAGNSVTFPMFVWGSAQRGTPVQVNVIGTAMFVLAVLLVLAGQLVGGRRKARG, translated from the coding sequence ATGCGCCTCGTCCGCCGGCTGCGCGCCAACCTCGTGGTGATCGCGGGCGTCCTCGCCCTCGTCTACATGATCCTGCCGAACGCGGTGGTGCTCGCCTTCTCCTTCAACAAGCCCAAGAGCCGCTTCAACTACACCTGGAACCAGTTCTCCACCGACGCCTGGCAGCACCCCTGCGGGGTCTCGGGCATGTGCGGCTCGCTCGGCCTCAGCCTGAAGATCGCCGTCTACGCCACCATCGCCGCCACCGTGCTCGGCACCATGACCGCCTTCGCGCTGGCCCGCTACCGCTTCCGCGGCCGCGCGGCCACCAACATGCTGATCTTCCTGCCGATGGCGATGCCCGAGGTGGTGATGGGCGCCTCGCTCGGCACCCTCTTCCTCAACATGCGCATCCAGTTCGGCTTCTGGACCATCCTCATCGCGCACGTCATGTTCTGCCTGAGCTTCGTGGTCACCGCGGTCAAGGCCCGCGTGATGAGCATGGACCCGCGCCTGGAGCAGGCCGCGCAGGACCTGTACGCCACCCCGACGCAGACCTTCCTGCGGGTCACGCTGCCGCTGGCCGCGCCCGGCATCGCCGCCGGCGCCCTGCTGTCCTTCGCGCTGTCCTTCGACGACTACATCATCACCAGCTTCAACGCCGGCAACAGCGTCACCTTCCCGATGTTCGTCTGGGGCTCGGCGCAGCGCGGCACCCCGGTGCAGGTCAACGTGATCGGCACCGCCATGTTCGTGCTCGCGGTGCTGCTGGTGCTGGCCGGCCAACTGGTCGGCGGCCGCAGGAAGGCGCGTGGCTGA
- a CDS encoding NAD(P)/FAD-dependent oxidoreductase, translating to MDAARALASVRPVPYWLDDPARPEAEPALSGVEHCDLLVVGGGYSGLWTALLAKERDPGRDVVLIEGGRIGAAASGRNGGFCAASLTHGFANGLARWPDEFAALQELGARNLDAIEDAVRRHGLDCEFERTGEIDVATAPYQVDELRQAHATARRHGVDLEFLDRDQVRAEVDSPTFHAGLYDRRGVALVHPAKLAWGLRHAADRAGVRIYEHTPALSLVRYGAALAVRTPYGRALAHHVALGTGVFPSLLRRTRRHTVPVYDYALTTEPLTAEQRAAIGWRGRQGLGDSANRFHYFRLTADGRVLWGGYDAVYPRGGRMSAAYDQRPETYLRLARHFFACFPQLEGVRFSHAWGGAIDTCTRFSAFFGTGFGGRVAYAAGYTGLGVGATRFGAEVMLDLLAGRTTERTALAMVRRRPLPFPPEPLATAAIGLTQWSLARADRAAGRRNLWLRALDRAGLGFDS from the coding sequence GTGGACGCCGCCCGCGCCCTCGCCTCCGTCCGCCCGGTGCCGTACTGGCTCGACGACCCGGCGCGCCCGGAGGCCGAACCGGCGCTGTCCGGCGTGGAGCACTGCGACCTGCTGGTGGTCGGCGGCGGCTACAGCGGGCTGTGGACCGCGCTGCTGGCCAAGGAGCGCGACCCGGGCCGGGACGTGGTGCTGATCGAGGGCGGCAGGATCGGCGCGGCCGCCTCCGGCCGCAACGGCGGCTTCTGCGCGGCCAGCCTCACCCACGGATTCGCCAACGGACTCGCGCGCTGGCCCGACGAGTTCGCCGCCCTGCAGGAACTCGGCGCGCGCAACCTCGACGCCATCGAGGACGCGGTGCGGCGCCACGGCCTGGACTGCGAGTTCGAGCGGACCGGCGAGATCGACGTGGCCACCGCCCCGTACCAGGTCGACGAGCTGCGCCAGGCGCACGCCACCGCGCGGCGGCACGGCGTCGACCTGGAGTTCCTCGACCGCGACCAGGTGCGCGCCGAGGTCGACTCGCCCACCTTCCACGCCGGGCTGTACGACCGGCGCGGCGTCGCCCTGGTCCACCCGGCCAAGCTCGCCTGGGGCCTGCGGCACGCCGCCGACCGGGCCGGGGTGCGGATCTACGAGCACACCCCCGCCCTGTCCCTGGTCCGCTACGGCGCCGCCCTCGCGGTGCGCACCCCCTACGGCCGGGCGCTGGCCCACCACGTGGCGCTGGGCACCGGCGTGTTCCCCTCGCTGCTGCGCCGGACCCGGCGCCACACCGTGCCGGTCTACGACTACGCCCTGACCACCGAGCCGCTCACCGCCGAACAGCGCGCCGCGATCGGCTGGCGCGGCCGGCAGGGGCTGGGCGACAGCGCCAACCGCTTCCACTACTTCCGGCTCACCGCCGACGGCCGGGTGCTGTGGGGCGGCTACGACGCGGTCTACCCGCGCGGCGGCCGGATGAGCGCCGCCTACGACCAGCGGCCGGAGACGTACCTGCGGCTGGCCCGGCACTTCTTCGCGTGCTTCCCGCAGTTGGAGGGGGTCAGGTTCAGCCACGCCTGGGGCGGCGCCATCGACACCTGCACCCGCTTCTCGGCGTTCTTCGGCACCGGGTTCGGCGGCCGGGTCGCCTACGCGGCCGGGTACACCGGGCTCGGGGTCGGCGCCACGCGGTTCGGGGCCGAGGTGATGCTCGACCTGCTGGCCGGGCGGACCACCGAGCGCACCGCGCTCGCCATGGTCCGCCGGCGCCCGCTGCCCTTCCCGCCCGAGCCGCTGGCCACCGCCGCGATCGGGCTGACGCAGTGGTCGCTGGCGCGCGCCGACCGGGCCGCGGGGCGGCGCAACCTGTGGCTGCGCGCCCTGGACCGGGCCGGCCTCGGCTTCGACTCGTGA
- a CDS encoding CoA-acylating methylmalonate-semialdehyde dehydrogenase, which translates to MTTSTSHITHWIAGRAWTGTAERHGDVYDPATGRVTGRVDFAGPDVVDEAVDAATAAFGGWRDASVARRTGVLFAFRELLHARRDELAALIVSEHGKVHSDALGEVARGLEVVEYACGIPQLARGAYTEQASTDIDVYSLRQPLGPVAIVSPFNFPAMVPMWFFPLAIATGNTVIVKPSEKDPSAANFLAALWREAGLPDGVFNVVHGDRAAVDRLLEHPGVKAVSFVGSTPVARSVYEAGTRHGKRVQALGGAKNHMLVLPDADLDLAADAAVNAGYGAAGERCMAVSVLVAVDPVGDDLVARIKQRIATLTVGPGSAPGSAMGPLVTGAHRDKVTGYLDSGTADGAVLVADGRKHAVDGDPGGFWLGPTLFDHVRPGMSVYDDEIFGPVLSVVRVPSYDAGLELINANPYGNGTALFTCDGGAARRFQREVEVGMVGINVPIPVPVAYYSFGGWKSSLFGDAHAYGEDGVRFFTRGKAVTQRWPDPSHAGLNLGFPTNS; encoded by the coding sequence GTGACGACCTCGACCTCGCACATCACGCACTGGATCGCCGGCCGCGCCTGGACGGGCACCGCCGAGCGGCACGGCGACGTCTACGACCCGGCCACCGGCCGCGTCACCGGGCGGGTGGACTTCGCCGGGCCCGACGTCGTGGACGAGGCGGTCGACGCCGCCACCGCGGCGTTCGGCGGCTGGCGCGACGCCTCCGTCGCCCGGCGCACCGGGGTGCTGTTCGCCTTCCGCGAGCTGCTCCACGCCCGCCGCGACGAGCTGGCCGCGCTGATCGTCTCCGAGCACGGCAAGGTGCACTCCGACGCGCTCGGCGAGGTCGCCCGCGGCCTGGAGGTCGTCGAGTACGCCTGCGGCATCCCGCAACTGGCCAGGGGCGCCTACACCGAGCAGGCGTCCACCGACATCGACGTCTACTCGCTGCGCCAGCCGCTGGGCCCGGTCGCGATCGTCTCGCCGTTCAACTTCCCCGCCATGGTGCCGATGTGGTTCTTCCCGCTCGCCATCGCCACCGGCAACACCGTCATCGTCAAGCCGTCCGAGAAGGACCCGTCCGCGGCGAACTTCCTCGCCGCCCTGTGGCGGGAGGCCGGCCTGCCCGACGGCGTGTTCAACGTCGTGCACGGCGACCGCGCCGCCGTCGACCGGCTGCTGGAGCACCCCGGCGTCAAGGCGGTCTCCTTCGTCGGCTCCACCCCGGTCGCCCGGTCCGTCTACGAGGCCGGCACCCGCCACGGCAAGCGCGTCCAGGCCCTGGGCGGTGCCAAGAACCACATGCTGGTGCTGCCCGACGCCGACCTCGACCTCGCCGCGGACGCGGCGGTCAACGCCGGCTACGGCGCCGCCGGCGAGCGCTGCATGGCGGTCTCCGTGCTGGTCGCGGTCGACCCGGTCGGCGACGACCTGGTGGCGCGGATCAAGCAGCGCATCGCCACCCTGACCGTCGGCCCCGGCTCGGCGCCCGGCTCCGCGATGGGCCCCCTGGTCACCGGCGCGCACCGGGACAAGGTCACCGGCTACCTCGACTCCGGCACCGCCGACGGCGCCGTGCTGGTCGCCGACGGCCGCAAGCACGCCGTGGACGGCGACCCCGGCGGCTTCTGGCTCGGCCCGACCCTCTTCGACCACGTCCGCCCCGGCATGTCCGTCTACGACGACGAGATCTTCGGCCCGGTGCTCTCCGTGGTGCGCGTGCCCAGCTACGACGCCGGGCTGGAGCTGATCAACGCCAACCCGTACGGGAACGGCACCGCGCTGTTCACCTGCGACGGCGGGGCGGCCCGGCGCTTCCAGCGCGAGGTGGAGGTGGGCATGGTCGGCATCAACGTGCCGATCCCGGTGCCGGTGGCGTACTACTCCTTCGGCGGGTGGAAGTCCTCGCTGTTCGGCGACGCGCACGCCTACGGCGAGGACGGGGTGCGCTTCTTCACCCGCGGCAAGGCCGTCACCCAGCGCTGGCCCGACCCCTCGCACGCGGGGCTCAACCTGGGCTTCCCGACCAACTCCTGA
- a CDS encoding phosphatase PAP2 family protein: MSSGGRLVADDWRALRAARRAAAAHPGFDGAAHVLCDLGDIAVAVPVSLAALLLAARLGRRAGLRRWWVPPAAAALALCLLPVVVGGVKSAVDRPAPGRVRADPDYGYFPSGHTATSSVAFGLAALVLLPYVRRTALRVLLAVGTALLALLVGVALVWCDFHWPLDVLASWCLAVALLAAVAAAQRVPGAVRSWSGSPG; the protein is encoded by the coding sequence GTGTCCAGCGGCGGCCGGCTGGTCGCGGACGACTGGCGGGCGCTGCGCGCCGCGCGGCGGGCGGCCGCCGCGCACCCGGGGTTCGACGGCGCCGCGCACGTCCTGTGCGACCTCGGCGACATCGCGGTGGCCGTGCCGGTGTCACTGGCCGCTCTGCTGCTGGCCGCCCGGCTGGGGCGCCGGGCGGGGCTGCGCCGCTGGTGGGTGCCGCCGGCCGCCGCGGCGCTGGCGCTGTGCCTGCTCCCGGTGGTGGTGGGCGGGGTGAAGTCGGCGGTGGACCGCCCGGCGCCGGGCCGGGTGCGCGCCGACCCGGACTACGGCTACTTCCCGTCCGGCCACACCGCGACCTCCTCCGTGGCGTTCGGGCTGGCCGCACTGGTGCTGCTGCCGTACGTGCGGCGTACGGCGCTGCGCGTGCTGCTGGCCGTCGGCACCGCGCTGCTGGCGCTGCTGGTGGGGGTCGCGCTGGTGTGGTGCGACTTCCACTGGCCGCTGGACGTGCTGGCGAGCTGGTGCCTGGCGGTGGCGCTGCTGGCGGCCGTGGCGGCCGCGCAGCGGGTGCCGGGGGCGGTCAGGAGTTGGTCGGGAAGCCCAGGTTGA